A genome region from Hoplias malabaricus isolate fHopMal1 chromosome 8, fHopMal1.hap1, whole genome shotgun sequence includes the following:
- the si:dkey-157l19.2 gene encoding NHS-like protein 3, which yields MSSNRESIGDLIPHDVLEVFSQERQGKKGKRSRRRSSIRRAFSWIKGKRRKTHRANKDLHIDLLTPGTPVPIPLPTPHTGTESDKPLRPQHVQTNVFLEDTRPKFIEDLHTQAQQGLKLMQQDENKNGVDYQDNQSVISSVTVRTDDDMSFSELRVSESESTAADTISTRSTISYLSSRSGLTRQGSTFRPLEQEKKPKKSRSKGRNRCTVTGIPRHVQKELGLDRAAWTTSEFSDTQLSNGGVITPTVPTVDSVSITSEHGAHIPLWNPENLQVVREDEPVLPPVDRPKDDLSLIQHLLPQSLDPQRPRSLAVPGMTTAGSHPPSPVMYVSPQATYLSKIIPNAVLPPSVDVVELSRNRSRSSVRMVSKSSLVSASPASTRASSRASSRAASRISSRASSRASSRLTGPLTDCSGWSRSGSSETLVSDSSTISSSSTPRVASRSSQEDDTDDLPKDSVRDNIEAQTVSIHSKAAPVIDDTAKANNWKSMTHFNRSLSVMKKSTKPPPPPNRSYSLHKRQFGNPQMNTTANNESWRAVLPELKNLHTNASKTLHSHTNGKSHILKDFPDSAKMKSSHSPAVMALRSLFNIPAPPIVVAPPPPPPETWAHNQRTFELLCGPGPVNLERWAKKRGLKFESPVKEAPVKVAESTDINSKVVSSVTENFLESPSTNKMKDNSLSPDKPTLTQNQKDMQSRTSAKMPTDVQPTYGNSLSVGRLANINPSPSPSPPPEHLPPLPPVNTVQPSTEDVSPSKAQFRTAFDEIICPPPHPMFPPPPPPLNVSASRPPVVKDEKDFRPPPPPFSPNTILNMPPLPQVSQPPLVEVANYSKQKTPTPPVEIPPSPQSPAPPPQAPPQAVPPPPQAPPAPPQAPAAPPPPKAPPPPPQAPAPPPQAPAPPVPPPPPKAPPPPLIAKTFQAPASPPQAPPTPQAPVAPPKAPCPPQAPPPPQMELSSTQVRTTAPLQVNTPPQEKPQPPKTNNPAANKDETPSPMVTQSLLQMVRLRSVRSNVSKAEAPADGLSKPKQPENTVVSHEAPQKPVRRSLIMIAPPPEVASLSSTDPKDETQPTVKESQGTSQEPIVGPTDTPQKTPQEATLLPDTADKTAQQESMPSATVTQLPSNRVEPGPKPAQDPQNKALESSAEAEDQPVCNGAKTTTTEENEDKSSSTSSPSKLEVTLPKSQTVPPKISPTRKLPPATIPSSMRLQEAIRLKTAAMSSKDSQAKHFGLLSPPPSAGALLSPSSTANFIFSKNPKKVVIETPTSPEKQADLRKTLVSEIASVSQTPKTNDSHNKCVKVPPPIAKKPNSRAENTVQNSAETDTKIETEHVQTAGQQAQPEE from the exons GAACAGAAAGTGATAAACCCCTGCGTCCTCAGCATGTCCAAACCAACGTTTTTTTGGAGGACACTAGACCAAAATTCATTGAGGATTTGCACACACAGGCTCAGCAGGGTCTAAAACTGATGCAGCAGGATG aaaacaaaaatggagtGGACTATCAGGACAATCAGAGTGTCATT TCATCTGTGACAGTCCGTACTGATGATGATATGAGCTTCAGTGAGCTGAGAGTATCTGAGTCTGAGAGCACAGCGGCTGACACAATCTCAACACGATCTACCATCTCTTACCTGTCATCACGTTCTGGACTCACACGCCAAG GCTCAACTTTCAGACCCCTGGAACAGGAAAAGAAACCAAAGAAGAGCAGGTCCAAAGGAAGAAACAGATGCACAGTCACAGGAATACCTCGACATGTACAGAAAGAATTAG GGCTTGACCGAGCTGCATGGACAACCTCTGAGTTCTCTGACACTCAACTCTCCAATGGAGGTGTGATCACACCAACTGTTCCCACTGTGGATAGCGTATCAATCACCTCAGAACATGGAGCCCATATTCCTCTCTGGAACCCAGAGAACCTCCAGGTTGTCAGAGAAGATGAACCAGTGCTCCCTCCAGTGGATAGACCTAAGGATGACCTTTCCCTCATCCAGCATCTTTTACCCCAGTCTTTGGATCCTCAGAGGCCAAGATCACTCGCGGTCCCCGGCATGACcacagcaggcagccatccaCCTAGCCCAGTGATGTATGTGTCCCCCCAGGCCACATATCTTTCCAAAATCATTCCCAATGCGGTACTGCCTCCTTCTGTAGATGTGGTAGAGCTCAGTCGTAACAGAAGTCGCAGTAGTGTACGTATGGTGAGCAAAAGCAGCCTCGTGTCAGCCAGCCCTGCTTCAACACGGGCTTCTTCCCGAGCCTCTTCCAGAGCTGCCTCACGGATATCTTCCCGAGCCTCTTCTAGAGCTTCCTCCCGTCTCACAGGACCCCTCACAGATTGCTCCGGCTGGAGCCGCTCAGGATCGTCCGAAACTCTGGTTTCTGATTCCTCCACGATTTCTAGCAGCAGCACTCCACGTGTGGCCAGCAGATCAAGTCAGGAAGATGACACGGATGACCTTCCAAAGGACAGTGTCAGGGATAATATTGAAGCACAGACTGTGTCCATTCATTCTAAGGCTGCTCCAGTGATTGATGACACTGCAAAAGCGAACAACTGGAAAAGTATGACACATTTCAACCGCAGCCTGTCTGTAatgaaaaaaagcacaaaaccTCCACCCCCACCTAATCGTTCATACTCGCTGCACAAGAGGCAGTTTGGTAACCCTCAGATGAACACCACAGCTAATAACGAGAGTTGGAGAGCAGTGCTACCTGAGCTGAAGAACCTTCACACAAATGCATCAAAGACCCTCCATTCACACACCAATGGGAAGAGTCACATTCTCAAGGATTTTCCAGATTCTGCCAAAATGAAATCTTCCCACTCCCCAGCTGTTATGGCCCTCAGGAGTCTCTTCAACATTCCAGCTCCTCCCATCGTTGTAGCCCCCCCACCGCCTCCTCCAGAGACATGGGCGCACAACCAGCGCACCTTTGAGCTACTGTGTGGTCCAGGGCCTGTCAACTTGGAGCGCTGGGCCAAAAAGAGAGGTTTGAAATTCGAATCGCCAGTCAAGGAGGCTCCAGTAAAAGTGGCAGAGTCCACAGACATAAACAGTAAAGTTGTGTCTTCAGTTACAGAGAATTTCCTGGAAAGTCCGTCAACAAACAAGATGAAGGATAACAGTTTATCACCCGATAAACCAACACTAACTCAAAATCAGAAAGACATGCAATCCAGGACGTCCGCAAAGATGCCCACCGATGTTCAGCCTACTTATGGAAACAGTCTATCTGTAGGCAGGCTAGCTAATATCAATCCGTCCCCTTCTCCTTCACCACCCCCTGAACACTTACCTCCCCTGCCTCCTGTAAATACAGTTCAACCATCAACAGAAGATGTCTCTCCCTCTAAAGCTCAGTTCAGAACTGCCTTTGATGAAATCATATGCCCTCCTCCACATCCTATGtttccaccacctcctcctcctcttaaTGTATCTGCTTCACGTCCTCCGGTTGTAAAGGATGAGAAGGACTTCCGTCCTCCACCTCCGCCATTTTCTCCCAATACCATATTAAACATGCCACCTTTACCACAGGTTTCTCAACCTCCACTGGTAGAGGTAGCTAATTATTCTAAACAAAAGACGCCAACTCCTCCAGTGGAAATCCCACCTTCACCACAGTCTCCTGCACCGCCTCCACAGGCTCCTCCACAAGCTGTACCACCTCCTCCACAGGCACCTCCAGCTCCCCCACAAGCTCCAGCAGCTCCCCCTCCTCCAAAGGCTCCTCCACCTCCCCCACAAGCTCCTGCACCTCCTCCACAGGCTCCTGCACCTCCggttcctccacctcctccaaaagctccacctcctccactaATTGCTAAAACTTTCCAGGCTCCTGCATCTCCCCCACAGGCTCCTCCAACTCCTCAAGCTCCAGTAGCTCCTCCAAAAGCTCCATGTCCTCCACAGGCTCCCCCACCACCTCAAATGGAATTATCCTCAACACAAGTTCGAACCACAGCACCACTGCAGGTTAATACTCCTCCACAGGAGAAGCCACAGCCTCCCAAGACCAACAACCCTGCTGCAAACAAAGATGAAACCCCTTCACCTATggtcacacagtcactgttaCAGATGGTTCGTCTCAGGTCAGTCAGGTCCAACGTGAGCAAAGCAGAAGCTCCTGCTGATGGTCTTTCCAAACCCAAGCAACCAGAGAACACTGTGGTCAGTCATGAGGCACCTCAAAAGCCAGTCAGAAGATCTCTGATTATGATTGCACCACCTCCTGAAGTTGCCTCGCTATCTTCAACAGATCCTAAGGATGAAACACAACCCACTGTAAAGGAGAGTCAGGGGACATCCCAAGAACCTATAGTGGGACCGACAGATACACCGCAAAAGACACCACAAGAAGCAACACTCTTGCCTGACACTGCTGACAAAACAGCCCAACAGGAGTCAATGCCTAGTGCAACAGTAACCCAGCTACCTTCCAACAGAGTAGAGCCTGGCCCAAAGCCTGCGCAAGATCCTCAGAATAAAGCACTTGAATCATCAGCTGAAGCAGAGGATCAACCAGTCTGCAATGGAGCAAAGACCACTACTACTGAGGAGAACGAAGACAAATCAAGCAGTACCTCATCACCATCCAAGCTAGAGGTCACCCTGCCCAAGTCCCAAACAGTCCCTCCTAAAATATCTCCAACACGGAAGTTACCTCCGGCAACCATTCCTTCTTCCATGCGCCTCCAGGAGGCAATCCGTCTCAAGACTGCTGCTATGTCGTCCAAAGATAGCCAAGCGAAACACTTTGGCCTGCTATCTCCCCCTCCATCAGCAGGGGCCCTCCTCTCACCTTCATCCACTGCAAACTTCATTTTCTCCAAGAATCCAAAGAAGGTTGTCATAGAAACCCCCACGTCCCCAGAAAAGCAAGCAGATTTGAGAAAGACTCTTGTGTCAGAGATTGCATCTGTTTCTCAGACCCCCAAAACAAATGACTCCCACAATAAATGCGTAAAAGTCCCACCTCCTATTGCTAAGAAACCCAACAGCAGGGCTGAGAATACTGTCCAGAATTCTGCAGAGACTGACACTAAGATTGAAACTGAACATGTGCAAACTGCTGGTCAGCAAGCGCAGCCAGAGGAGTGA